The sequence GCGCCCGAGATCGCGGCCGGGCTGACCGACAGCTGCGAGGCCAGGTCGGCGGCGGTCAGGCGGCCTTCGTCGGTGGTCATCAGCGCGGCGAACACCCGCGCGGCCATGCGCTGCATCCCGATCTGCGAGAGCACCAGCGCCAGGCTCTCGACGTACCGGCGGACGGCGTCTTCATCTCGCTTCGTGTCAGGCGTCGTCATCGGCCCATCCTCCCGTACCCGTCCCCCAAGATCACTCTCTCTATACATTTTCTTAACTTCACAACTTTGTGAAACCAGTGTAGCTTCCGAAGCATGGAAAACGCCATCGCGATCTCCGGCCTGCACAAGTCGTTCGGCCGGACGAAGGCCCTCGACGGCCTCGATCTGCAGGTACCTACTGGGGAAGTACACGGTTTCCTGGGCCCGAACGGCGCCGGGAAGTCGACCACCGTCCGGGTTCTGCTCGGCCTGCTCCACGCGGACTCCGGGGACGTCCGGCTGCTCGGCGGCGACCCGTGGAAGGACGCCGCGAGCCTGCACCGCCGCCTGGCCTACGTGCCCGGCGACGTCAACCTCTGGCCCAACCTCTCCGGCGGCGAGGTGATCGACCTGCTCGGCCGCCTGCGCGGCGGGCTCGACGAGAAGCGCCGCGCCGACCTGATCGAGCGGTTCGACCTCGACCCGAAGAAGAAGGGGCGGACGTACTCGAAGGGCAACCGGCAGAAGGTCGCCATCGTCGCCGCGCTCGCGTCGCGGGTCGACCTGCTGATCCTCGACGAGCCGACGTCCGGCCTCGACCCGCTGATGGAGGCGACGTTCCAGTACGCCATCCAGGAGGAGCGCGAACAGGGGCGGACCGTGCTGCTCTCCAGCCACATCCTCGCCGAGGTCGAGGCGCTGTGCGACAAGGTCAGCATCATCCGCAACGGCCGCACGGTCGAGTCCGGGACGCTCGCCGAACTGCGCCACCTGACCCGGACGTCGATCACCGCCGAGCTGGCCGGCCCGCCGAACGGGCTGACGAAGCTGGCCAACATCCACGACCTCAAGGTCGAGGGCAACCGCGTCCGCTTCGACGTCGAGACGCGCTCGCTCGACGAAGCCCTGCGGCAGCTCACCGAAGTCGGCGTGCGCAGCCTGGTCAGCCAGCCGCCCACGCTCGAAGAGCTGTTCCTGCGGCACTACACGACCGAAGCGAGCGCGAAATGACCGCGACCCTCTCCCGCGCCGAAGCCGAGGTCGCGCCCGCGCACGAACTCGCGGGCACCTGGCACCTCACCCGGCTCGCGCTGCGCCGCGACCGCGTGGTGCTGCCCATCTGGATCGTGCTGCTCAGCATCGTGCCGGCGAGCACGGTCAACACGTTCACGCAGTTCTACCCGACGGTGGCCGACCGGCTCGCGCTGCAGGCGGGCGCCAACGCCAACCCGTCGTACGCGCTGCTCTACGGGCCGCCGTTCAACCTGACCACCGCCGGCGGGTTCATCGCCTGGCGCATGTGCGGGTTCCTGGCGCTGCTCACCGGGCTGATGGTGGTCTTCACCGTCACCCGCCACACCCGCGCCGAGGAGGACACCGGCCGCGCGGAGCTGCTCGCGTCCGCGGTCGTCGGCCGGTACGCGGCGCTGACGTCGGCGCTCTTCGTGGCCGGTGGGGCGAGTGTCCTGATCGGGCTGGTCCAGACGGTCAGCCTGATCGGCGCCGGGCTGCCGGCGGCCGGCTCGATCGCCTTCGGCGCGGCGGAAGCCTTGGCGGGACTGGGGTTCACCGCCGTCGCGGCAGTCGCCGTCCAGCTCGCCGAGTACTCGCGCACCGCCAACGGGATCGGCACCGCCGTCGTCGGCGCCGCCTTCCTGGTGCGCGGAGCCGGTGATTCCACTGTGGACGCCCGCTGGCTGTCGTGGCTGTCGCCGATCGGCTGGGTGCAGCAGGTCCGGGCGTTCGCCGTCGAACGCTGGTGGGTGCTCCTGCTGCCGGCGGCCTTCGCGCTCGTCGTGGGCGCGATCGGGTACTGGCTGCTCCCCCGCCGCGACGTCGGCGTCGGCATCCTGCCGCCGCGGCCGGGTCCGGCGCGCGCGGCAGCGAGCCTGCGGTCGCCGTTCGCGCTCGCCTGGCGGCTGCACCGCGGTCCGCTGACCGGCTGGCTCGTCGGCGTGGCCGTGGTCGGCGCGGTGTTCGGGTCGATCGCCAGCGGCATCGGCGACCTCGTCGGGTCGAGCCCGCAGGCGCAGCAGATCTTCGAACGGCTCGGCGGCAGCCACGCGCTGACGCAGGCGTTCCTCGCCGCGATGGCCGGGATGTTCGCCATGGTCGCGTCGCTCTACGGCGTCCAGGCGGCGCTGCGGATGCGCGGCGAGGAGACCGCGATCCGGCTCGAACCGGTGCTGGCCACCAGCGTCGGCAAGCTGCGCTGGGCGGGCGGCCACCTGGTGTTCGCGTTCTTCGGCACGGCGGCGCTGCTGCTGGTCGGCGGCCTGTTCATGGGCCTGGCCAACGGCCTGCGCACCGGCGACGTCGGCGGTTCGATCGGCGACACCCTCGCCGGGATGCTCGTCCAGCTGCCCGCGGCCTGGGTGGTGGTCGCGCTCGCGGTGGCGATCTTCGGCCTGGTGCCCGCGTACTCGGCCGCGGCGTGGGCGGTGGGCGCGCTGGCGCTGCTGCTCAGCCTGTTCGGCCCGGTGGTGAACCTGCCGCAGGCGGTGCTGGACGTCTCGCCGTTCCAGCACCCGCCGAAGCTCCCGGGCCAGGAGTTCACCGCGACGCCGGTCGTCTGGCTGCTCGTGGTCGCGGTCGTGGCGCTGGGGGCCGGCCTGGCCGGCTGGAAGCGCCGGGACGTCGGTTAGCGCGGACGCAGCTCGCCGCCCGCGCCCACCAGGAGCTGGGCTTGCGGCCCCGCCTTTCCGCAGGCGGGGCCGTTCGGCTCGCTGAACGCCGGTGTCACCTCGACGCCGTGGGGCTTGCCGTCGTCGAACCGGACGGTGACCCGCACCGGCTCCGCGGGCAGGCCGGGGACGTCGGCGAAGCCCTGGAGGCCGCCGGTGGGGACCATCGACACACCGCACGCGCCGTCCGAGCACGTCGTCGCGCCCGCCGCGGTCTCGGGGAAGAGGGCGACCTGGCGGGTGACGCACCGGCCGTCCCAGCAGGCGTCGAGCGTGGCGCGGGTGATGCCGGCCGGGTCGGGGACCGACAGGCCGATGCCGACCGGGGTGCCGATGTCCGTGCAGGCCACCTCGTCCGTCCCGCACCCGGCCGCGCCGAGCAGGAGCACGGCCAGGGTTCCGGCAAAGTCACGCCGGCGCGGTCCGGAGCGTTCCGCCAACGTCTTGAATGAGTCATTCAGGACCTCCGAAGACCTGAATGAGTCATTCAAGACGTCGGGCGAGCCGATCACCGGCGGCGGAGTGGCCGAGCCGCGCGACTTTGCCCGGCCCCTGAGGGCCGCGGCGATCCACGGAATCCTTCGCATGACAGCCAGACGGGACCGGCGGCCTGCCGGTTGCACGGTCAGTCGCGCCAGCCGCTGGTCAGCGGCAACGTTGTCGACGTCAGGGTGGGCGTGGCCGAGGTCGGCGTCGAAGTCACGGTGACCTCCACCCGGCTCGTCGTGGTCGTCGGCGCAGGCGTGTCGACCGAGATGACGGTGGAGGGCGGCGCCGACGCGGTCACGGTGACCGGCACGGCGGGCACGGTGCTGGTCGGCGGCGTGCTGACTTCGGCGGGCCGGGGCGTCGGGCGCCCGGCGACGAGCAGGGCGGCGACGAGCAGCCCGGTGGCGAATCCCGCCAGCCCGGTGACCGCGGCGGAACCCCAGGTAGGTCGGCCACTCATCCGGGCACCCCCTCGCCACGCGCAGCGCAGGTACGAGGACTAACTCGCGTCGATCTTACTTCTCGTTACCCGATGTGCCACCTTGGAATCCCGGCTGTGGCTCGCCGGCCTCCTCAGCCAGTTCGGCAGCCGGATCGACGTGCTGGCGGTGCCGCTGCTGATCGCCGCCGACATCGGACGCGCGGCGCTGATCGCGACGGTCCCGGTCGCCGCCCTGTTCGGCGTGCTCGGCCTGCCCCAGCTGCTGTTCGTGGTCCTCGAGGTCGGGCTCCTCGGCGTGTTCTTCGACATCGCGCACCAGACGTACGTCCCCCGGCTGATGCCGTGCGAGCAGTTGCCGGACGCGCCTGTGGCCGGCGCTGTGGCTGCGCCGCATCGAAACCCCGGACGTGCGTCCCGATCCGCGGCCTCGGCGGCTGCTCCGCGAGATCGGCGAAGGGCTGCGAGTGGTGCGCGGCAACCGCATCCTGCTGGCGATCAGCGCGCACGGCGCGGTGTCGAGCCTCTTCCAGTCGGCCCACCTGGCGATCGTGATCGTCTTCCTGTTCCGGGACGTCGGGCTCCCGGCCTGGGCGATAGGGCTGCTCGGCACCGCGTCGCTGACCGGTGCCCTCACCGCCGGGCTCACCGCTCGGCTGCTACGTCGCCGCCGGTTCTTCGCGAGCTACGGCGTCATCGTGCTGAACGTGTTCGGGATGAGCTTCCAGCAGGCGGTCGCGGCGCCTGCGCTGCTGGACGGGGCCCTCGCGACCGCGTTCGGGACGCGGGCGACGCTGCAGATCGCCGCTGCGGAAGCTGCGTGACCTGAACGAGGTCTCAGCGGGACGGCCCTAGTTTCGGGGCATGGACGAAAGCGCGCGGGCGCACCGGCTCTGCGAGGCGGCCCACTCGGCGTGGAAGGCCGGTGATCCGGCGCGGGCCCGGCGGCTGCTGGACGTCATGACCCGGACGGTCCGCGAGCCCGTCGCGCGGCCGCTGACCGGGCGGCTGCGCGGGCTGATCGAGCTGTACAGCGGGAACCTCGCCGCCGCGCAGGACCACCTGACGCGGCTCGCGGACCGGGTCGAACCCGGGCGGGCCGCGAGGCTGCTGTTCCTGGCGATCGACGCCGCGCACCACCGCGACCGGTGGGACGACGTCGTCGCGCTGACGCGGCGGATCACCGCGCTGGACTGCGAGCCCGGGTACCACGTCCTGGCCGGGCTGTTCGCCGGCGGCGAGGTCCCCGATCCGTGGCAGCTCCTCGACGCGGTGCCGGCGTCGCTCACCGAACGGCACGCGCACCGCTGGCTCGTCCCGATGGCGATCAGCCGCCGCGGGCCGCACCGGCAGGCGACGCGGGAGTTCGGGCTCGTCGCCGCGGAACGGTTGCGCGCCAACGGGCTTCTCGCGCTGTACGCGGTTCTGCTGACGTGGCTGGCCGAAGTGGAGCTGGACCTGGGCCGCTGGGGCGACGCGCGGGCGCACGCGGAGGAAGCGCTGCGGACCGCCGCCGAGCAGCGCGTGACGTCGGTGGACGCGCACGCCGTGCTGGCCCGGCTCGCCGCCCTGCGCGGTGACGCGGAGGCGTGCCGGGAGCACGCGGCGCTCGTGCTGGGGGAAGCACCGGCCCAGGACAACGCCTTGGCCGCGGCGCAGGCCCGGTGGGCGCTGGGCTCACTGCACCTCTCGCGCGGTGAGTACGAACCGGCCGTGGAACGGCTCACCTCGCCGGGGCACCGGGACGTCGCCGCCGCGGCCGCCCGCGACCGCGCCGAAGCGGCGTCCGGCGGGCTTTCCCTTGTCCCACCCGACGACCGGCCCTTCGAGCGGGCGCGCGGCAGTCTCCGGCGCGGCCAATCGCTGCGGCGCGACCGCCGCGTCACCGAAGCGAAAGTGGCGCTGCGGACCGCGCTGGAGCTGTTCGAAAGCCTCGGCGCGGCGGAGTGGGCGGCGACGGCTCGCCGTGAGCTGCGGGCGGCGGGGTCGGCCGCGCCCACCGCCGGGCCGTTGACCGCCCAGGAGCGTCAGGTGGCGGAGCTGGCCGCGGCGGGGTTGTCCAACCGCGAGATCGGCGCGCGGCTGTTCCTCAGCCCGCGCACCGTCGGCTACCACCTGTACAAGGTGTTCCCGAAGCTCGGCATCGCCAGCCGGGCGCAGCTACGCGACATCGCCCTGACCGGCTGACGCCCGCAGCCCGTCGACGACGACGCGGACGAGGTGCGCGCTGCCCGGCGTGTACCGCTCGACCGCGAGGCAGCCGACGATGAGCGCGCGCAGGTCGTCCCCGTCGATGTCCCGCCGGACGGCCCCGGCCGCCTGCGCCCGCTCGAGGAGCCGCGCGAAGCCCGCGCGGAAGTCGTCACCCGCGCCGGCTTTGAAGGCGTGCCCACTGGATTCGGCGAGGGCGTCGCAGATGGCCCGGTTGAGGGACGCCTGGTGGATGACGCGGACGAAGTAGTCGAAGAAGACCTCGCCGGGCTCGTCGGCTTCGGCGAGGGCGCGGGCTTCGTCGGCGAACTGCTGGATGCGCTCGAGGACGACGGCCTGGAACAGCGCTTCCTTGCTGGGAAAATGCCGGTAGACGGTGCCGGCCCCGACGCCGGCCAGCCGCGCGATGTCGTCGAGCGGCACCGCCAGCCCGTCGACGGCGAACGCCTCTTCCGCGGCGGCCAGGACCTTGGCCCGGTTGCGCCGGGCGTCCGCGCGCATCTTCTCCATCAAGCTTCTCCTCGTTGACAACCGGAGCGATCGCTCCGTATCGTCCTAAGCGGGTTCACCGTTCCGATTCAACGTCCAGTCTTCCAGGAGAATTCCGATGCCTCGCACCGTGCCCGAAATCGCCCGGCTGGTCCGGCTTGGTATGTCCACTGTCGACACCGAACCGTTCGCGGACGTCTTCGCCGCCGACGCGGTGTACGAGCGGCCGTTCCTCGGCCTGCGCACCGAAGGCCGGGACGCCCTCGTCGCCGAGCTCCGCGCGGCCGGCGCCCGGGCGCACGCACTGGGCGTGCGGGAAGCCCAGGTCGCGCTGGAGCTGACGGAGACCGGGTTCGTCGTGGAGCTGGCGGTGGCCGGCCACCCTTCGTCGGTCGGGGTGGTGACGGTGACCGGCGGGGAGATCACGGCCTATCGCGACTACCCGAACACCGCCCTCGCCTCGCTCGGCACGCGCGAGATCTTCGACCGCTTCCTCGCCGCCTCGGTCGAGAACCGCTGGGACGACCTCGCCGACCTCTACGCCGAAGACGTCACGCTGGAAATGCCCTTCACCCTCCCCGGCGTGCCCCGCGTGACGAAGGGCCGGGAAGAACTCCGGCGCCGCTTCCGCGCGGCCGCCGGACTCCGGCGGATCACCGGAGCCGCCAACGTCGTCGTGCACGAGACGACGGACCCGCGGCGGCTCGTGGCGGAGTTCGACCTGCACCAGGAGGTGCGCGGCGAGGCCTTCGCCGTCTCCTACGTCATGGTCATGACCGTCGAGGACGGGGTGATCACGCACACCCGCGACTACACCGACACCGCCGCGGCCGCGGAACGGCTCAAGGCGTGGTCGCCTGCTGGGACGCCGGCGGGATGAACAGCCGCTCGACCGTGCTGACCGACCAGTCCCACACCCCGGGCACCAGCAGCACGCCGAGCACCACGAACACCGGGAAGACCAGCCGCTTCTCGACCTTCTTCCCGGTCTTGAACCGGAGGGCCTTCGGCGGCCCCAGCTCGTACCAGGTCTCGCCCGCGATCGGGATCGGGAAGAGGAACGGGCAGCCGGACTCGGTGAGCGCGTCGCCCAGGCAGTGGGTCAGGCAGCCCGCCGCGACCGCGATGCCGAGCCAGCCCGAGATCGAGGCCAGCTCGCCCGCGCGGTCCGGCGGGGCGGTGAAGAACCACCACGCCACCGCGGCACCGCTCACCGGGAGCAGCCAGTCGCCCAGCGCGCCTTCGGCCAGCATCAGCCCGAAGATCACCACGCCGACGACCGCCCACGGGCCGCCGGTGGCCGTGCCCCACGACGTCAGCGCGCCCAGGCCGGCCGCGAACAGGACCGTGTGCGAGAGGTGGCGGTGCTGGCCGGTGACCTTCTCGTCACGCGGGCCCTTGGTCAGCGCGTAGAACGCCGCCGACACGCGCCGCAGCAGCCACGACAGGGCGCCGGTCAGCCAGCCGAGGAGGCGGGACGCGCTCGCGCCGGGGTGATCGAGGTCGGGCAGCAGTGCGAAGCCCGCCGTGGTGGCCGCGAAGACCACCGCCTGGTGCACCGAACCCACCCCGACCGCGGGCGCCAGGGCCAAGCCCGCGCACCAGCCGGTCAGGGCGTGCGTCCGCCCCATCATCGTGCCGCCCCCAAGGTCCACGCACTAAAACAAGTCCGCGGAACCGTAGCGGGCGGTCAGGCTTGGGGGTCCTCCGACACGCTCAGGTGTTCGGCCACGCCGGTGAGCTCGATCACCCGGCTCACCGCGGGGCTCGGCACGACCTCGAGTTCGACGTCCTGCTCGCCGGCCTGGCGTTGTGCGCGGAGCACCACGTTCAGCGCGGAGGAATCGAAGAAGGTCACCCCGGTCAGATCGGCCACGACCCGCTGCGCCCGCTTGTCCGCGATCAGCCCGGCCAGGGCCTCTTGCAGCTGCGGGCTGGTGAGCAGATCGAGCTCGCCGGTGACCACCACCCGGGGCTCCGTCGCGTCGGTGTCCAGCGTGATGCCGAACCCGGGCGGGGTGGCGTTCTGGTCGGCTGCGGGCATGCAGTTTCTCCTCGTCAGGCGCTGCTCCTGCGCCGGGTACGCGCCTGCTGTCTCAAGCGGCAACCGTGTCACCGTGCCTTCCAGAGCCCGGGGCAGAACCCCGTGCCGGGCACGGTCAAGGCAACTCCGGGGCCAACCCTAACCCAGGAAGCGGCCGAGCCCGCCACGGCCGCCGCCCTTTCGCGTGAGCTGTTCACCTGCACCTGAATCGTGCCTGGTCAGTGCGCGCTCACGGTCTTCCGCTCGGCCCTCCGCTGGCGGAGGAACAGCTGCCGCCGTTCGATCTCGCCGAGGCCGCCCCAGATGCCGTACGGCTCCTGCACGGTCATCGCGTGCCGGCGGCACTGCGCCAGGACCGGGCAGGTCTGGCAGATGGCCTTGGCCCGCGACTCGCGCCGCTCGCGCGCGGAACCCCGCTCGTTGTCCGTGTGGAAGAACAGACTGCTGTCGGCACCGCGGCACGAGCCGTTCAGCTGCCATTCCCACTCTTCAGCAACCACGTTGGGCAGCCGGCTCACGTCAGCCATGTCGTCCCCGCCTTTCCCAGGATCAGCATGT is a genomic window of Amycolatopsis lexingtonensis containing:
- a CDS encoding ABC transporter ATP-binding protein; this translates as MENAIAISGLHKSFGRTKALDGLDLQVPTGEVHGFLGPNGAGKSTTVRVLLGLLHADSGDVRLLGGDPWKDAASLHRRLAYVPGDVNLWPNLSGGEVIDLLGRLRGGLDEKRRADLIERFDLDPKKKGRTYSKGNRQKVAIVAALASRVDLLILDEPTSGLDPLMEATFQYAIQEEREQGRTVLLSSHILAEVEALCDKVSIIRNGRTVESGTLAELRHLTRTSITAELAGPPNGLTKLANIHDLKVEGNRVRFDVETRSLDEALRQLTEVGVRSLVSQPPTLEELFLRHYTTEASAK
- a CDS encoding ABC transporter permease, producing MTATLSRAEAEVAPAHELAGTWHLTRLALRRDRVVLPIWIVLLSIVPASTVNTFTQFYPTVADRLALQAGANANPSYALLYGPPFNLTTAGGFIAWRMCGFLALLTGLMVVFTVTRHTRAEEDTGRAELLASAVVGRYAALTSALFVAGGASVLIGLVQTVSLIGAGLPAAGSIAFGAAEALAGLGFTAVAAVAVQLAEYSRTANGIGTAVVGAAFLVRGAGDSTVDARWLSWLSPIGWVQQVRAFAVERWWVLLLPAAFALVVGAIGYWLLPRRDVGVGILPPRPGPARAAASLRSPFALAWRLHRGPLTGWLVGVAVVGAVFGSIASGIGDLVGSSPQAQQIFERLGGSHALTQAFLAAMAGMFAMVASLYGVQAALRMRGEETAIRLEPVLATSVGKLRWAGGHLVFAFFGTAALLLVGGLFMGLANGLRTGDVGGSIGDTLAGMLVQLPAAWVVVALAVAIFGLVPAYSAAAWAVGALALLLSLFGPVVNLPQAVLDVSPFQHPPKLPGQEFTATPVVWLLVVAVVALGAGLAGWKRRDVG
- a CDS encoding helix-turn-helix domain-containing protein, translated to MDESARAHRLCEAAHSAWKAGDPARARRLLDVMTRTVREPVARPLTGRLRGLIELYSGNLAAAQDHLTRLADRVEPGRAARLLFLAIDAAHHRDRWDDVVALTRRITALDCEPGYHVLAGLFAGGEVPDPWQLLDAVPASLTERHAHRWLVPMAISRRGPHRQATREFGLVAAERLRANGLLALYAVLLTWLAEVELDLGRWGDARAHAEEALRTAAEQRVTSVDAHAVLARLAALRGDAEACREHAALVLGEAPAQDNALAAAQARWALGSLHLSRGEYEPAVERLTSPGHRDVAAAAARDRAEAASGGLSLVPPDDRPFERARGSLRRGQSLRRDRRVTEAKVALRTALELFESLGAAEWAATARRELRAAGSAAPTAGPLTAQERQVAELAAAGLSNREIGARLFLSPRTVGYHLYKVFPKLGIASRAQLRDIALTG
- a CDS encoding TetR/AcrR family transcriptional regulator — encoded protein: MEKMRADARRNRAKVLAAAEEAFAVDGLAVPLDDIARLAGVGAGTVYRHFPSKEALFQAVVLERIQQFADEARALAEADEPGEVFFDYFVRVIHQASLNRAICDALAESSGHAFKAGAGDDFRAGFARLLERAQAAGAVRRDIDGDDLRALIVGCLAVERYTPGSAHLVRVVVDGLRASAGQGDVA
- a CDS encoding nuclear transport factor 2 family protein; translation: MPRTVPEIARLVRLGMSTVDTEPFADVFAADAVYERPFLGLRTEGRDALVAELRAAGARAHALGVREAQVALELTETGFVVELAVAGHPSSVGVVTVTGGEITAYRDYPNTALASLGTREIFDRFLAASVENRWDDLADLYAEDVTLEMPFTLPGVPRVTKGREELRRRFRAAAGLRRITGAANVVVHETTDPRRLVAEFDLHQEVRGEAFAVSYVMVMTVEDGVITHTRDYTDTAAAAERLKAWSPAGTPAG
- a CDS encoding metal-dependent hydrolase, encoding MGRTHALTGWCAGLALAPAVGVGSVHQAVVFAATTAGFALLPDLDHPGASASRLLGWLTGALSWLLRRVSAAFYALTKGPRDEKVTGQHRHLSHTVLFAAGLGALTSWGTATGGPWAVVGVVIFGLMLAEGALGDWLLPVSGAAVAWWFFTAPPDRAGELASISGWLGIAVAAGCLTHCLGDALTESGCPFLFPIPIAGETWYELGPPKALRFKTGKKVEKRLVFPVFVVLGVLLVPGVWDWSVSTVERLFIPPASQQATTP
- a CDS encoding STAS domain-containing protein, encoding MPAADQNATPPGFGITLDTDATEPRVVVTGELDLLTSPQLQEALAGLIADKRAQRVVADLTGVTFFDSSALNVVLRAQRQAGEQDVELEVVPSPAVSRVIELTGVAEHLSVSEDPQA
- a CDS encoding WhiB family transcriptional regulator, giving the protein MADVSRLPNVVAEEWEWQLNGSCRGADSSLFFHTDNERGSARERRESRAKAICQTCPVLAQCRRHAMTVQEPYGIWGGLGEIERRQLFLRQRRAERKTVSAH